One part of the Terrimicrobium sacchariphilum genome encodes these proteins:
- a CDS encoding sodium:solute symporter family protein: MHLLDWLLFALPVVLVLGIAVAAQRYMKSVADFMSGGRLAGPYLLAVASGEMQAGAVVFAAMFELISKSGFTLTWWWMIGTPISIIVTISGFVFYRFRETRALTLAQFFELRYSKRFRLFTGMLGFLAGIMNFGIIPAIGARFMVYFLGLPPEVHLSGFSLPTYVLIMGAFLGITLFMTLTGGFLTVLIVNCVEGMITQIFYLIIIGALLVIFSWPEINAVLIDRPAGQSLINPFDSLSLKDFNIWYIVISIFVGVYGTGAWQNASAYKSAAITPHASVMGNIMGRWRDLGKNAVVTLLAVCALTFLNHPDFASQAAAAHVQSAAIESAQVRGQMEVPIAMSHFLPWGIKGVLCAILLMGIFGGDATHLHSWGTIFVQDILVPLRKKAFDPRRHILALRLSVLGVAIFAFIFGSLFQQTEYVFMWWAVTTAIYVGGAGACIIGGLYWKKGTTIGAWAALLSGSLLSGGGILARQLLGTAFPLNGTEISLVATLVAISIYVLVSLLTCREDFNLDRMLHRGKYAAAAAEDLGELPQKKPTTSRLRLGIGRVIGITENFSTMDKWIAGGLFGWSMLWFVIFAVGTIWNFIAPWPTSVWSGYWHIAGIGIPIFLSLVMAIWFTWGGLRDMRELFRRLRVQKVNVLDNGTVIGDQNLDEAGGKALPEKSNSSPMGCLPRKISPHE, translated from the coding sequence ATGCACCTGCTAGACTGGCTCCTCTTTGCCCTCCCCGTAGTCCTCGTCCTCGGAATCGCCGTCGCGGCTCAACGCTACATGAAAAGCGTTGCGGATTTCATGTCGGGAGGGAGGCTCGCCGGTCCCTATCTCCTGGCTGTTGCGTCGGGCGAAATGCAGGCGGGCGCGGTGGTCTTCGCCGCCATGTTCGAGTTGATCTCCAAGTCGGGCTTCACACTGACATGGTGGTGGATGATCGGCACTCCCATCAGCATCATCGTCACCATCTCGGGTTTCGTCTTTTACCGGTTTCGCGAGACCCGCGCCCTCACTCTCGCGCAATTTTTTGAGCTTCGCTACAGCAAGCGCTTCCGCCTTTTCACCGGCATGCTCGGGTTCCTCGCCGGCATCATGAATTTCGGCATCATCCCGGCCATCGGTGCGAGGTTCATGGTGTATTTCCTCGGCCTGCCCCCAGAGGTTCATCTCTCGGGATTTTCCCTTCCCACTTACGTGCTGATCATGGGGGCGTTTCTGGGCATCACGCTATTCATGACTCTCACGGGGGGATTCCTCACCGTCCTCATCGTGAACTGCGTCGAGGGCATGATCACCCAGATATTCTATCTCATCATCATCGGCGCGCTGCTTGTGATCTTCTCCTGGCCCGAGATCAACGCCGTGTTGATCGACCGCCCGGCCGGACAATCGCTGATCAACCCCTTTGATTCTCTCTCCCTGAAGGATTTCAACATCTGGTACATCGTCATCAGCATCTTCGTCGGGGTATACGGCACTGGAGCCTGGCAGAATGCCAGCGCTTACAAATCGGCAGCGATCACTCCTCATGCCTCGGTCATGGGCAATATCATGGGCCGGTGGCGGGACCTGGGCAAAAATGCCGTTGTCACTTTGCTCGCCGTCTGCGCGCTGACCTTCCTCAATCATCCGGATTTCGCCAGCCAGGCTGCGGCAGCACATGTCCAGTCGGCCGCGATCGAGAGCGCCCAGGTGCGCGGCCAGATGGAGGTGCCCATCGCCATGTCGCACTTCCTCCCATGGGGAATCAAGGGCGTCCTCTGCGCCATTCTCCTGATGGGCATCTTTGGCGGCGATGCCACGCACCTGCACTCCTGGGGAACGATCTTTGTGCAGGACATCCTCGTACCCTTGCGCAAGAAAGCCTTTGATCCCAGGCGGCACATCCTCGCCTTGCGGCTGTCCGTTCTCGGAGTGGCAATCTTTGCCTTTATCTTCGGGTCACTGTTTCAGCAGACGGAATATGTCTTCATGTGGTGGGCTGTCACCACCGCCATCTATGTCGGAGGCGCGGGCGCATGCATCATTGGCGGGCTATACTGGAAAAAGGGCACCACCATAGGCGCCTGGGCAGCCCTGCTCTCTGGATCGCTCCTGTCGGGAGGCGGCATCCTGGCGCGCCAGCTCCTCGGCACGGCTTTTCCGCTGAACGGCACGGAGATTTCACTCGTCGCAACTCTGGTTGCCATCAGCATATACGTGCTCGTTTCCCTGCTCACTTGCCGCGAGGATTTCAACCTCGACCGCATGCTTCATCGCGGAAAATACGCTGCTGCTGCTGCAGAGGATCTCGGCGAACTCCCGCAGAAAAAACCGACCACCTCCCGCCTCCGCTTAGGTATCGGCAGGGTCATTGGTATCACGGAGAATTTTTCGACCATGGACAAATGGATCGCTGGCGGGCTCTTTGGCTGGAGCATGCTCTGGTTTGTCATCTTCGCCGTGGGCACGATCTGGAATTTTATCGCACCGTGGCCGACCTCCGTATGGTCGGGCTACTGGCATATCGCAGGGATCGGCATCCCGATTTTCCTGAGCCTCGTGATGGCGATCTGGTTCACTTGGGGAGGCCTGCGCGACATGCGCGAGCTCTTCCGGCGGCTCCGCGTCCAGAAAGTCAACGTCCTCGATAATGGCACCGTGATCGGCGACCAGAACCTCGACGAAGCTGGCGGGAAGGCATTGCCGGAAAAATCAAACTCCTCACCGATGGGATGCCTCCCGAGAAAAATATCGCCCCATGAATGA
- a CDS encoding DUF2264 domain-containing protein: protein MNERYYWTGVLKRIASPVLLHLSRRTLRERMPVESGGDPARQNFTHLEAIGRLLAGIAPWIELREEDSLPLARQALDSLDAATDPASPDFCNFSHSSQPLVDAAFLCQGLLRAPRALWEPLDLRVKQNVIRAVKQTRAIRASPNNWILFSAMVETALFAWGEPDWDRMRIDYAIRQYQQWYLGDGVYGDGSDFHADYYNSFVIQPMMVDILRHMRDQEDWDSFTEKIIARAQRGAAILERLISPEGTFPPLGRSLAYRFGAMHLLAQAALLHFLPETIRPAQVREALGAVIRRIVEAPGTFDANGWLRIGFCGHQPEVAESYISTGSLYLCATVLLPLGLSANAPFWSDPPSPWTSVQAWGGLPLASDHSLNEALL from the coding sequence ATGAATGAACGCTACTACTGGACAGGAGTTCTCAAGCGGATCGCATCGCCGGTGCTGCTTCACCTCTCCCGTCGCACCCTGCGCGAGCGCATGCCTGTAGAATCTGGAGGCGACCCGGCCCGTCAGAACTTTACACATCTGGAAGCCATCGGTCGCCTGCTGGCCGGCATCGCTCCCTGGATCGAACTCAGAGAGGAGGACTCTCTTCCGCTGGCGCGGCAGGCACTAGACTCTCTCGATGCCGCCACTGATCCCGCATCACCCGATTTTTGCAACTTCAGCCACAGCTCCCAGCCGCTGGTGGACGCCGCTTTTTTGTGCCAGGGACTGCTCCGCGCTCCGCGCGCGCTATGGGAGCCACTTGACCTGCGGGTAAAGCAAAATGTCATCCGCGCCGTGAAGCAAACCCGCGCCATCCGCGCCTCTCCGAATAACTGGATACTCTTCAGCGCGATGGTCGAAACCGCCTTGTTCGCGTGGGGCGAACCCGACTGGGATCGCATGAGAATTGACTATGCCATCCGCCAGTACCAGCAATGGTATCTGGGCGATGGAGTCTATGGAGACGGCTCTGATTTCCACGCCGATTACTACAATTCCTTCGTCATCCAGCCCATGATGGTTGATATCCTCCGCCACATGCGCGACCAAGAAGACTGGGATTCCTTTACGGAAAAAATCATAGCCCGCGCGCAGCGGGGAGCGGCTATTCTGGAACGCCTGATCTCGCCCGAAGGCACCTTTCCGCCGCTTGGCCGTTCCCTCGCCTACCGGTTTGGTGCCATGCACCTGCTCGCTCAAGCTGCCCTGCTTCATTTCCTTCCCGAAACCATCCGACCTGCGCAGGTGAGGGAAGCCCTCGGCGCGGTGATCCGCCGTATTGTCGAGGCTCCTGGCACCTTCGATGCAAACGGATGGCTGCGCATTGGCTTCTGCGGCCACCAGCCCGAAGTGGCGGAATCCTACATTTCCACGGGAAGCCTCTATCTCTGCGCCACCGTCCTGCTTCCGCTTGGTCTTTCTGCTAATGCGCCTTTCTGGTCCGACCCGCCTTCTCCGTGGACATCGGTCCAAGCTTGGGGCGGCCTGCCGCTGGCGAGTGATCATTCCCTCAATGAGGCGCTTCTGTGA
- a CDS encoding glycoside hydrolase family 2 TIM barrel-domain containing protein, translating to MFQSLLPLLSFGASNTWTSPELLCAARLPMRATAYPFPDVDTARTLDREKSPWFQLLNGQWNFKMVDRPELLKEADVAVETDREDWDKVAVPGNWTLQGYGAPHYTNVQMPFNDEPPTVPKENPTGVYVREVRIPRDWKGRRVVTHFGGAESVLFLYVNGKPVGFGKDCRLPSEFDITDFVKVGRVNTIAAVVVKWSDATFIEDQDQWWMGGLHREVYLYSTAPVYIADVFAKGKLDEEYEDGLLDITVRAGFPGSPEVGWKVAVQLFDPKGKAVLKKGAEKEIPADRSGVIDRLLARFSLPVSKPLQWSAEIPNLYTLVVTLISPSGEKVETTSTRVGFRTVEVRDRQLLVNGKCVLIHGVNRHDHHDTQGKALDRETMRLDALMMKQFNVNAVRCSHYPNDSYWLDLCDELGLYVIDEADLEAHGYYYQLGHESRWATAFLDRAVRMVERDKNHASVILWSLGNETGLGPNQEGMAGWVRGRDETRPLHYEPGIWIQGLREEQHPWTHIYAMGDRVTDIVCPMYPGLENLLKWATDPTHPDQRRPLIMCEYSHAMGNSNGGLAEYYELFETIPGLQGGFIWEWIDHGLRRKSEDGTEYWVYGGDYGDTPNDANFVCDGMVWPDRNPHPALFEFKKLAQPVGVKLVDSRGLAIEITNKNDFRSLGWLECEWELLVDGVVSGTGKFRLPDITPHSSAKVPWKAPAKKLVGEKASLLVRFYSRVDTDWCGKGHLVAWDSLALPASILTQPKAAPALVPSFEITKRSGDRFEVRTGDLDLILDPTEGGLSLIRIHGEDVLTAAPQLNVWRAPTDNDGIKLWTGQDWKPLGRYRAQGLDKVVTRLVSSTFRQSKDTGAVWTYRFESTGREKWDDFSWSYRVSLPGEGVVRISAQIETGKEISDPPRVGLLFRVAPGFEDLSWLGLGPLENYPDRQASSWEAVHQSTVTNEYVPYVMPQEHGLKCNTRWIALNNGENELRVTSTAPIAFSASHLHAQDLTEAKHTIDLVPRDEVWLSIDAAHRGLGTASCGPDTTEPYRIKAKRFALDLEWTVR from the coding sequence ATGTTTCAATCTCTCCTGCCTCTTTTAAGTTTCGGCGCCTCCAACACCTGGACGTCACCCGAGTTGCTGTGCGCCGCCCGGTTGCCAATGCGCGCAACGGCCTACCCATTCCCCGACGTGGACACCGCCCGCACGCTCGACCGCGAGAAATCCCCGTGGTTCCAGCTCCTCAACGGGCAGTGGAATTTCAAGATGGTCGACCGCCCCGAGTTGCTGAAGGAGGCTGATGTAGCGGTGGAGACGGATCGCGAGGATTGGGACAAAGTCGCCGTGCCGGGCAACTGGACGCTCCAGGGCTACGGCGCGCCGCACTACACCAACGTGCAGATGCCCTTCAACGACGAGCCGCCGACCGTGCCGAAGGAGAACCCGACGGGCGTGTACGTGCGTGAGGTGCGCATCCCGCGCGACTGGAAGGGACGCCGGGTGGTCACTCACTTTGGCGGAGCGGAGAGCGTGCTGTTTCTGTATGTGAATGGAAAGCCGGTGGGCTTTGGCAAGGACTGCCGCCTTCCCTCGGAGTTTGACATCACGGACTTCGTCAAAGTCGGTCGCGTCAATACGATCGCCGCCGTGGTCGTAAAGTGGTCGGACGCCACCTTTATCGAGGACCAGGACCAATGGTGGATGGGCGGCCTGCATCGCGAGGTCTATCTCTACTCGACCGCACCGGTGTACATCGCCGACGTCTTTGCCAAGGGCAAGCTGGATGAGGAATACGAGGACGGCCTGCTCGACATCACCGTGCGCGCGGGTTTCCCGGGCTCTCCCGAGGTGGGCTGGAAAGTCGCCGTGCAGCTCTTTGATCCCAAGGGCAAGGCGGTCCTGAAAAAGGGGGCCGAGAAGGAGATTCCCGCCGATCGTTCGGGAGTCATCGACCGCCTGCTGGCGAGGTTCTCCCTCCCGGTGAGCAAGCCTCTCCAGTGGTCGGCGGAGATTCCGAATCTCTACACGCTGGTTGTTACGCTCATCAGCCCGTCTGGCGAGAAGGTCGAGACGACCTCCACTCGCGTCGGCTTCCGCACCGTCGAGGTGCGCGACCGGCAGCTCCTCGTCAACGGCAAGTGCGTCCTCATCCACGGCGTGAACCGCCACGATCACCACGACACGCAGGGCAAGGCGCTCGATCGCGAAACCATGCGCCTCGATGCGCTGATGATGAAGCAGTTCAACGTCAACGCCGTTCGGTGCTCGCATTACCCGAACGACTCGTACTGGCTCGATCTCTGCGACGAGCTCGGTCTTTACGTCATCGACGAGGCCGATCTCGAGGCCCACGGTTACTATTATCAACTCGGCCACGAATCGCGCTGGGCTACCGCATTCCTCGATCGCGCGGTCCGCATGGTGGAGCGGGATAAAAACCACGCTTCGGTCATCCTCTGGTCGCTGGGCAATGAGACAGGTCTCGGGCCGAATCAGGAAGGCATGGCGGGGTGGGTGCGCGGTCGTGATGAGACACGTCCGCTGCATTATGAACCGGGGATCTGGATTCAGGGATTGCGGGAGGAGCAGCACCCCTGGACGCATATTTATGCGATGGGCGACAGGGTCACGGACATCGTATGTCCGATGTACCCGGGTCTGGAGAACCTGCTGAAGTGGGCGACCGATCCGACGCATCCCGACCAGCGACGCCCGCTCATCATGTGCGAGTATTCGCACGCCATGGGTAACAGCAACGGCGGGCTGGCGGAGTATTATGAACTTTTTGAAACCATTCCGGGCCTGCAGGGCGGGTTCATCTGGGAGTGGATCGATCACGGCCTCCGACGGAAGTCCGAGGATGGCACGGAGTACTGGGTCTACGGCGGCGACTATGGCGACACGCCGAATGATGCAAATTTCGTCTGCGACGGAATGGTGTGGCCCGATCGCAACCCGCACCCCGCCTTGTTTGAGTTCAAGAAACTCGCGCAGCCGGTCGGCGTGAAGCTCGTCGACAGCCGCGGCCTTGCCATCGAGATCACGAACAAGAACGACTTCCGCTCCCTCGGCTGGCTCGAGTGCGAGTGGGAACTCCTCGTCGACGGCGTCGTTTCCGGCACGGGCAAGTTCCGCCTGCCCGACATCACCCCGCATTCCTCGGCCAAGGTGCCGTGGAAGGCTCCGGCGAAAAAACTCGTCGGCGAGAAGGCCTCGCTCCTCGTGCGCTTCTACTCCCGCGTGGATACCGACTGGTGCGGCAAGGGCCACCTCGTGGCCTGGGACAGCCTCGCGCTGCCCGCCTCGATCCTCACGCAGCCGAAGGCCGCTCCGGCCCTCGTGCCGAGCTTTGAGATCACCAAGCGCTCTGGCGACCGCTTCGAGGTGCGCACGGGCGACCTCGACCTCATCCTCGATCCGACGGAGGGCGGGCTTTCGCTCATCCGCATTCACGGCGAGGACGTGCTGACGGCTGCTCCGCAACTCAACGTCTGGCGCGCTCCGACCGACAACGACGGCATTAAACTTTGGACCGGCCAGGACTGGAAGCCGCTCGGCCGCTACCGGGCGCAGGGCCTCGACAAGGTGGTCACCCGCCTCGTGAGTTCCACCTTCCGCCAGTCGAAGGACACGGGCGCGGTGTGGACGTATCGGTTCGAATCCACGGGCCGCGAGAAATGGGATGACTTCTCCTGGAGCTACCGCGTGTCGCTTCCTGGCGAGGGCGTCGTCCGCATCTCGGCCCAGATCGAAACCGGCAAGGAAATCTCCGATCCGCCGCGCGTCGGCCTCCTCTTTCGGGTCGCCCCGGGCTTTGAGGATCTGAGCTGGCTCGGTCTCGGACCGCTCGAGAATTACCCCGACCGTCAGGCATCCTCGTGGGAGGCCGTGCACCAGAGCACCGTCACCAATGAGTATGTGCCCTACGTGATGCCGCAGGAGCACGGGCTGAAGTGCAACACCCGCTGGATCGCGCTGAATAACGGCGAGAACGAACTCCGCGTCACCTCGACCGCGCCCATCGCCTTCTCGGCGAGCCACCTGCACGCGCAGGATCTCACCGAGGCGAAGCACACGATCGACCTCGTGCCGCGCGACGAAGTCTGGCTCTCAATCGACGCCGCCCATCGCGGCCTCGGTACCGCCAGCTGCGGCCCCGACACCACCGAGCCCTACCGGATCAAGGCCAAGCGCTTCGCCCTCGATCTGGAGTGGACGGTGCGCTGA
- a CDS encoding beta strand repeat-containing protein: MNRSPLPRNVALGILVLALAQVAGRADNGTWTSTASGNWSDIANWNSGSGPVANGATYTADFNAGLTGGITITLDADRTIGNLSFTDTVAPVNNYSITGSSSGTRTLTLNANGSGGGTSTIAVNTGTAAIGGSNLVLAGSSSINKTGAGTLNVSTDNTSGAFTGGITVSEGTLGMNAANAFRNVAVTLDSSVNNATLSLNVNAAMNIGSITVAAGGTGTASINYTIANGNTLAGSIILNKSATFNTSSSSVLISTGLISGTGGILKTGAGTLVLRRTNNTFEGGVTVSQGGLRLNGSGKVAGTGVIVLGDANTGSSNISLNLNQNGGAILNDARFTSNGSGSAVLSSYDSDTGGGTTYSGNVQIDRNIELKNNNSSTGRNFTLSGVISGVGGVTTTVASSGNRLVISGSNTYQGGTTVNAGTILVSNTSGSGLGSGNVSVNSGGILGGKGAFTGDVSVALGGTLAPGESIESLASGGVSFVAGSKFAYEVNSSAALSAGADLQLANGNLSLSGTVELTLTNIAGSPVAFAENTTFTLINYSGVWNSGLFTFGGNQLADGAVFSFNGQDWAIDYNATSGGSNFSTEYIGGSYVNITAVPEPTTWVLLGLGLGVVLVRAGSRRVRS, from the coding sequence ATGAACAGATCCCCACTTCCCCGGAATGTCGCACTTGGTATTCTCGTGCTTGCTTTAGCGCAGGTTGCAGGTCGGGCCGACAATGGCACATGGACAAGTACGGCCAGCGGCAACTGGTCGGATATCGCCAACTGGAATTCCGGCTCCGGCCCGGTGGCGAATGGCGCGACCTATACGGCGGATTTTAATGCAGGATTGACCGGGGGCATCACCATTACCCTTGATGCCGACCGCACGATCGGGAACCTCTCGTTCACAGACACGGTCGCGCCAGTCAATAACTACTCCATCACTGGTTCCAGCTCCGGTACGCGCACTCTGACTCTGAACGCCAATGGATCGGGAGGAGGAACTTCAACGATCGCAGTCAATACCGGAACTGCTGCGATCGGAGGATCCAATCTGGTTCTGGCTGGCAGTAGCAGTATCAACAAGACTGGGGCGGGAACCTTGAATGTCAGCACGGACAACACGAGCGGCGCATTCACCGGAGGCATCACCGTGAGTGAGGGGACGCTCGGGATGAATGCCGCAAATGCCTTTCGCAACGTGGCGGTGACCCTCGACAGCAGTGTCAATAACGCGACCTTGTCCCTGAACGTCAACGCCGCCATGAACATTGGAAGTATCACGGTGGCCGCGGGAGGAACCGGTACGGCCTCGATCAACTACACCATAGCCAACGGTAATACGCTGGCGGGTTCCATCATTCTGAACAAGAGTGCGACATTCAACACCTCCTCCAGTTCCGTCCTGATAAGCACGGGCTTGATTTCCGGGACAGGCGGCATCCTGAAGACGGGTGCCGGAACACTGGTGCTCAGGAGGACAAATAATACCTTCGAGGGTGGCGTGACGGTCAGCCAGGGTGGGCTGAGGTTGAATGGCTCGGGAAAGGTTGCGGGCACGGGAGTGATCGTGCTCGGTGATGCCAATACGGGATCGAGCAATATCAGCCTGAATCTTAATCAAAATGGAGGGGCTATTCTTAATGATGCGCGCTTTACCAGCAATGGTTCCGGATCGGCCGTCCTGAGTAGCTATGACTCCGATACCGGCGGCGGGACGACCTATTCTGGAAACGTGCAGATCGATCGCAATATTGAACTCAAGAATAACAATAGCTCAACGGGCAGGAATTTTACGCTTTCCGGTGTGATCTCCGGCGTGGGGGGGGTTACCACCACGGTAGCCAGCTCAGGCAACCGTCTCGTGATTTCCGGCAGTAACACTTATCAGGGTGGCACCACCGTGAATGCGGGCACCATCCTCGTAAGCAATACATCTGGAAGTGGCTTGGGATCAGGTAATGTGTCAGTAAACTCCGGCGGTATATTGGGAGGCAAGGGCGCCTTCACGGGAGATGTCTCTGTCGCCTTGGGCGGTACGCTGGCACCTGGTGAGAGCATTGAATCCCTTGCTTCCGGCGGGGTGTCATTTGTAGCAGGATCGAAGTTTGCCTACGAGGTGAACTCCAGCGCCGCTCTGAGCGCTGGCGCGGATCTGCAACTGGCAAATGGTAATCTCTCGCTGAGTGGTACCGTGGAGCTGACCCTGACGAATATCGCCGGATCGCCCGTTGCCTTTGCTGAGAACACGACATTCACTCTCATCAACTACAGCGGTGTTTGGAACAGTGGATTGTTCACCTTCGGCGGGAACCAACTCGCCGATGGCGCAGTCTTCTCCTTCAATGGCCAAGATTGGGCGATCGATTATAACGCCACCTCTGGTGGGAGCAACTTCAGCACCGAGTATATTGGAGGCAGCTATGTCAATATCACCGCTGTGCCCGAACCAACCACCTGGGTGTTGCTGGGTCTCGGCCTTGGCGTGGTCTTGGTGCGAGCGGGAAGCCGCCGGGTACGGTCCTAG
- a CDS encoding glycoside hydrolase family 130 protein — MLNATQILQRHPANPIITPAHMPQAAVVFNPSPAWYRGRTVLLLSAYEWSWPEIKRARGGWVAMSDDGVHFEIGAEPLIDLIDAPAPFDKLNCTLIDARITQIENRYYINSPVYQDGEGPFTLLGVTEDFQSYQPIEIVAAPVNRVPSVFPEKIGGKYYRLERPGHDAGASIWLSSSPDLVHWGCYRPVLKPGYSIWNITKIGPTPPIRTPEGWLVIMHGVWAWQAGASHYHIGAFLLDLEEPWRVIGKTQSWLLAPEEDYETRGTVNDVVFPCGALADLEADELRVYYGAADTRVGLATGSLSAVVEACRKGR, encoded by the coding sequence ATGTTGAACGCCACGCAGATCCTGCAGCGCCACCCGGCGAACCCCATCATAACGCCTGCGCATATGCCGCAGGCGGCAGTGGTCTTCAATCCAAGTCCAGCCTGGTACCGGGGGCGCACGGTTCTGCTGCTCTCCGCCTATGAATGGAGCTGGCCGGAGATCAAGAGGGCGCGGGGAGGCTGGGTGGCCATGAGCGATGATGGCGTGCATTTCGAGATTGGCGCGGAGCCGCTCATTGATCTGATCGATGCGCCCGCGCCGTTTGATAAGCTGAATTGCACCTTGATCGATGCCCGCATCACGCAGATTGAAAATCGTTATTATATTAACTCCCCAGTCTATCAGGATGGCGAGGGTCCGTTCACTCTGTTGGGGGTGACGGAGGATTTTCAGTCCTATCAGCCGATCGAGATCGTCGCTGCCCCGGTCAATCGGGTGCCATCGGTTTTCCCCGAGAAAATCGGCGGCAAGTACTACCGCCTTGAGCGTCCGGGTCATGACGCAGGGGCCTCGATCTGGCTTTCCTCCTCCCCGGATCTCGTTCATTGGGGATGCTATCGTCCTGTGCTCAAGCCGGGCTACTCGATCTGGAACATTACCAAGATCGGCCCGACTCCGCCCATTCGTACCCCCGAGGGATGGCTGGTCATCATGCATGGCGTCTGGGCCTGGCAGGCGGGGGCAAGCCACTACCATATCGGCGCCTTCCTCCTGGATCTGGAGGAACCCTGGAGGGTAATCGGCAAGACCCAGAGCTGGCTGCTCGCACCCGAGGAAGACTACGAGACCCGCGGCACTGTAAACGACGTGGTGTTCCCATGCGGCGCTCTTGCCGATCTGGAGGCTGACGAACTGCGCGTTTACTATGGGGCGGCCGATACCCGGGTCGGTCTGGCGACAGGTTCTCTCTCAGCTGTTGTTGAAGCCTGTCGCAAAGGCCGGTGA